A region from the Prochlorococcus sp. MIT 0603 genome encodes:
- the gatC gene encoding Asp-tRNA(Asn)/Glu-tRNA(Gln) amidotransferase subunit GatC, with amino-acid sequence MTRITSDDVRKVANLARLAISEEDIRTYSKQLEEILEYIAQLEKIDTKEVPPTTRAVEVVNVMRDDIVDSSDIRDKLLNLAPKREGEFYRVPKILSD; translated from the coding sequence ATGACTAGAATCACTTCAGATGATGTTCGCAAAGTTGCTAATCTTGCACGATTAGCAATTTCTGAAGAAGATATTAGAACTTACTCAAAACAACTTGAGGAAATTTTAGAATATATTGCTCAACTTGAGAAGATTGATACTAAAGAAGTCCCTCCAACTACGCGAGCAGTTGAAGTGGTAAATGTAATGAGAGATGATATCGTGGACTCTTCAGATATTAGAGATAAACTTTTAAATCTTGCACCGAAAAGAGAAGGGGAATTTTATAGAGTCCCGAAAATACTTTCAGATTGA